aaagttTGCGCAAGGCTTATGCATTTAGGGCTTATCCCTAGTATTACTCATAAAAAGGGGTGCAATATGATGAATGTATCAGTGCATAGACGACACACTGATTCCATGACCATAAAGATAGGTGTTTTAGAATAGAAAATATCTTCTCATGTTAGTTTTTTTATTGACAAAACCACCTTTGTGGTGTGTTTATACATTGACTTGTATGTAGTATAATTTGTTTGCAGTATAAGGTGAAGTTTGTATAgttagttgagatgagatgagttaaaataaaCTCTAAATCTAAACGAGCCTAAGTATCCACGATTGGAGGATTCCAAAACTGCAGAAAGTTAAATATGATGGCCTATTTAATTGCCATTTTCATTCACATTGACATACCAATACGCTCTCCGGGGGCAAGGGCTCAAGAACTGCCTTTCCAGCAAAGAAACCACGACCAAGAGGGCTGTATGCAACTATTCCAATACCAAGCTCCCTGTAAGTTAACAGGTACGTGATCAAATGAGCAAtagaaacttgataaaataacGAACATCGTGGTTTTCTTTAGTGCAGATTATGTTATACAGTAgatctatatatacatatgtatatgaACTTAAAAACACTGGGTGGAGATAGTAACAAACCGGCAAACTGGAACAATCTCATCTTCGATGTCACGGGCCCAAAGGGAATACTCCATTTGTACTGCTGTGATGGGATGAACCGCATGAGCTCTCCTTATAGTGTCATCGCTAGCTTCTGATAAtccaatatattttatctttccTTCTTCAACCAGCTTCTTAAGCTCCCCCATCTTCCTTACAGATCATTAAGTTAATTCCAAACAAAAAACTTCAACAAGAACATTGAATCCAATCTTGAAGATTAAAATAATCCATAGGAAGCTGTGGGATAAAAAAGGGTACAAACATACAGTAGCCTCGATTGGCACTGTAACGTCGATGCGATGTGGATAGTAAAGATCAATATAATCGACCTCAAGCCGCTTAAGACTAGCTTCACAGCATTCCCGAGCATATTCTGGGCTGCCCCTTACCCCATATTGACCATAGCGATCCCCCTCTAACTTGACCACCCCAAATTTTGTAGCCAGTTGAATTTTTTCTCGAGGAAGCTGTTTCAAAGCCTGAGaagacaaaacaataataattatgcttgattttaatttctaatCAGTGTAAAAAGGTGAACTTTCCACTACATATTCCTGCTaaagatcgatgcaatatttctCAAAACCAGCAGCtcgggtttaaaaaaaaaaaaatggaaaacaagTGGATTGGGTCCGGTTTGTAACCGGTCCGGTGAGTGGTTTTTATGAATCAAAATTGAttcggtatatatatatatattaactttttatatcatattatatacaatatatgtTAAATTGccaattaatataacatgaaattttaattttatgattcaTGTCTACgaatcttataacataaaattaaaataatatcttacatatcataaaattaattttataatttttagtataatataaaattttaaatttaaacatgaacaataatattaagttactaatatatataagcttactTTTGacgaaataaattataatatatatatttttttataaatacatttttatacaTTTGATCATGTATTCTCAATTTATTCTCAACTTATGTACGTAGTGTCACATGTAAACGGTAAATTGAAAAAATGGGGTTGgatcaaaatcaatatatatcaaTTAGGTTCTAAAATTTGTCTAAAACCGGACGGAATGGACTGGTTACACCTCTATCACCAACAAATGATCTAATGCCAACGCAGAATGAGCTTTttcacttttgtttttatttatttttttatttttaacacaaGTTAGCGAGGTTCAAACTTCAAAGAGAACATTGAACAGTAGGTACCTTGCCAACCATTATTTCATTGTCATGATCATGCCCATAGAGATCTGATGTATCAAAGAAGGTGATGCCCCTATCGAATGTTTCCTTAATAACTGCACATCCAGCTTCTTGAGAAAGAGGAGCGTTGTATAGTCCTGATAGTCCAACGCAACCGAAGCCTAATCTAGAAACCTGCATAGAAGAAAATCATCCCACGATGATGAATAAAAACAATGGTCACTGCTTCTGTCTAGAACATGGAATTTGTCTACTTCATTAATGACATGGAATTTCTAGTTTATGAGAAAATGTTTCAGAGATCTAAAACAGTTTGTGGGTTTATAACTTTCTCTCTTAAATGCAACAATGCTGGAACTGCATAATCAATTATTCATGTTAAAGATTTTCAGAAACATGAAGTTAATTGGATTTTGAGATCAGCACTGTCATCAACTAGGTATCATGTTTTAATCGAAAAGTAcacaaagattatatatataaaagtaattaaatttataaattgatgcaaATTTTTGTGATCCGTTAAGTATATAAATTTactgattaaaatatttctcatttcaaCCATTAACATTGCTATAAATCGTGGACTTGTGTGAAAAATGTAGTTAGAATTTCTCATTGAAGTCTGGACAGTTTTATAATCTGCATATAATTTCGGCTAGGGCTGatcatccgggttccaacccggaaatccgggtagACCCAActggaacccggatttcaaatccgggccggaacctAGACCGGGTTATCCCGGGTGAGaaacgggccggaacccggatgaatccggtTTTTGAAAAAACCGGATTCTGGGTTTTGGATTGAACccggatcttttttttttttttttaaatgtatatccaatattttaaatgaacagAAATCTGGGTGCCCAGACGATTGGCCCTGTCGTGAGTAACGGTGCGTTGGTGCCCTCGATCAGAAGCCGATGGACAGATTGACCCAATGGCCACTCGCCCCACCCGGCCCTCCCACCCACATTGAAACACAaccgaaaaagaaaaacaaatccaaaaccAACCCAAGTTTTTTCACCAAATCCGATGATCTATCTAGAAAAAATCGCAACCTTCTACTCCGATGAGACCATGACGAGATCGTGGGTTTGAGCAACGAGATCGTGGGTTTGAGCAAAGACCCGTGTGCAGATGAGATCGTGGGTCTCATAGTCGGTAATATGGGTTTGAGCAAAGAACCGTGTGCAACGAGATCGTGGAGAACCGTCTGCAGATGAGATCGTGGAGAACCGTGTGCAGATGAGATCATGGGTCTCATAGTCGGCTatctgttgagagagagagagagagagagagagagagagagagagagagagagagagaggagacggAGACGATCGAGACGGCTGTCTGTTGAGGGAGAGAGACGATCGAGGGTTTCGTCtgttgagagagtgagagagatgaTCGAGAGACGGCTAGGATTTCgtctgttgagagagagagagagagagagaggagaaggaGACGGGAGAGTGGAAACGGCTAGGGTTTTTTCAGTTCTTTAAATACTCaaacccggttaaccgggtttTGAATATGGAATTCGGGTTTTAGACCCAGGTCCGGACCGGATAATCTGGATTTCGGTCCGGATTTattccgggccggaacccggaacCGGATTCCAGTAAAACTGGGCCGGATAAAATTCGGCCC
This is a stretch of genomic DNA from Carya illinoinensis cultivar Pawnee chromosome 3, C.illinoinensisPawnee_v1, whole genome shotgun sequence. It encodes these proteins:
- the LOC122305697 gene encoding perakine reductase-like; protein product: MEEKAQIQFPRVTLGSQGLEVSRLGFGCVGLSGLYNAPLSQEAGCAVIKETFDRGITFFDTSDLYGHDHDNEIMVGKALKQLPREKIQLATKFGVVKLEGDRYGQYGVRGSPEYARECCEASLKRLEVDYIDLYYPHRIDVTVPIEATMGELKKLVEEGKIKYIGLSEASDDTIRRAHAVHPITAVQMEYSLWARDIEDEIVPVCRELGIGIVAYSPLGRGFFAGKAVLEPLPPESVLSMFPRFSGKNFEKNKNLYNKLANLAEKHACTTPQLALAWLLHQGGDIVPIPGTTKVRNLDNNIGSLSVKLSEDDLNEICDAVPIDEVVGARQIAALSHQAWNFANTPSR